A portion of the Sabethes cyaneus chromosome 3, idSabCyanKW18_F2, whole genome shotgun sequence genome contains these proteins:
- the LOC128740923 gene encoding adult cuticle protein 1-like: MKCIAAVVMVAFVAVAQAGLIYNAPWVYTLPHTTVVQSNSIPKLVTTAPFSAWPFAAPAHAPAGWPFAAPYYTYTAPYATYQPAPALLLRKEARYLAANRGAIHEAPLPGHEISQQQLNLEPAAGTI; the protein is encoded by the exons ATGAAG TGCATCGCAGCTGTAGTCATGGTGGCTTTCGTCGCTGTCGCCCAGGCCGGCCTGATCTATAATGCACCGTGGGTCTACACTCTGCCGCACACTACGGTCGTTCAGAGCAACTCGATTCCGAAACTGGTGACCACAGCACCCTTCAGTGCATGGCCATTTGCCGCTCCGGCACATGCTCCCGCGGGATGGCCATTCGCTGCTCCATACTACACCTACACCGCACCGTACGCAACCTACCAACCGGCACCGGCTCTGCTGCTGCGGAAAGAAGCCCGCTATCTGGCGGCCAACCGGGGTGCCATCCACGAGGCTCCCCTTCCGGGTCATGAGATCTCCCAGCAGCAACTCAATCTGGAACCAGCTGCAGGAACCATTTGA